In the Methermicoccus shengliensis DSM 18856 genome, TACTCCTCAATCCTCTTCTTAGCCTCTTCAACGCTCGTTGCCGGGTGTATTATCACACTGTCCCCTATGAGCTCGTTGTTGGGCCAGTTTGCCGGAATCGCAACCCCTTCTTCGTCCGACACCTTCAGAGCCTCTACCATCCTCACTATCTCGTCTATGTTCCTTCCAAGCTCCTGAGGATAGTATAGAATTGCCCTTAACACGCCATCGGGGTCAACGATGAACACTGCCCTCACGGTGTTTGTGCCCTTGTCCGGATGAATGAGACCGAGCATGTTGGACACACTGCCAGTGTTGTCCGCAATTATCGGGAACTCTATCTCAACTTTGAGGTTCTCTCTTATCCACTCTATCCACTTGATATGTGAGAACACCTGATCGATGCTAAGACCTATGAGCTCACAATCAAGCTTTCTGAACTCCTCGTATCTTCTCTGAAAGGCTACGAACTCGGTTGTGCAGACCGGGGTGAAATCTGCGGGATGGCTGAAGAGCACGAACCACTTTCCCTTGTAGTCCCCGGGAAGCCTCACCATACCATGGGTTGTCTGCACCTCTATGTGTGGAAAGCTCTCTCCTATCAGGGGAATTTGTCCCTCCATGCTATCACCAAAAAACATTCTTTACAAAAATTTATAAGATTTTCTTTCGAAAATCGAACTAAAAGGACTTTATAGAGGTGGGCATAGTTTGTGCCAATGGACTCAAAGGACCGGAAGATACTGTCGAGACTCATGGAGAACGCAAGAGTGCCAAAAACAAAGATAGCCGAGAGCCTTGGTGTGAGCGAGACTGCTGTCAGGAAGAGAATAACAAACCTTGAGAGGGAGGGTGTGATACTCGGGTACAGGGTGATGGTGAACTACAAGAGAGCAAACATGTTCGCCTCCATAACTGGCATCGACGTCGGACCTGAACACCTGTGGAACATTATCAATGCCCTGAGGGGGATGGATGAGGTAAAGACGATAATGCTCACATCAGGGGACCACACGATAATGACCGAGATAGTTGCACACTCACTGGATGAACTCTCTGAGCTTCACACAGAGATATCGAGGATGGAGGGTGTCAAGAGAATCTGCCCAGCCATCGTTTTGGAAACGATTAAGTGAACCGTTTGCCATGGGCGGGTCGGAGTTGAGACTGTCCTCTATCATGGGCTTGGGGAGAGATTCATAGGTGCATCCAGACGTGCTCATCGGGAGG is a window encoding:
- a CDS encoding peroxiredoxin, whose amino-acid sequence is MPLIGESFPHIEVQTTHGMVRLPGDYKGKWFVLFSHPADFTPVCTTEFVAFQRRYEEFRKLDCELIGLSIDQVFSHIKWIEWIRENLKVEIEFPIIADNTGSVSNMLGLIHPDKGTNTVRAVFIVDPDGVLRAILYYPQELGRNIDEIVRMVEALKVSDEEGVAIPANWPNNELIGDSVIIHPATSVEEAKKRIEEYKHYDWWFCYK
- a CDS encoding Lrp/AsnC family transcriptional regulator, producing the protein MDSKDRKILSRLMENARVPKTKIAESLGVSETAVRKRITNLEREGVILGYRVMVNYKRANMFASITGIDVGPEHLWNIINALRGMDEVKTIMLTSGDHTIMTEIVAHSLDELSELHTEISRMEGVKRICPAIVLETIK